A window of Trichomycterus rosablanca isolate fTriRos1 chromosome 5, fTriRos1.hap1, whole genome shotgun sequence contains these coding sequences:
- the metap1 gene encoding methionine aminopeptidase 1 isoform X1: MAAAAAVVATRECETDGCNKEAKLQCPTCIKLGIQGSYFCSQECFKGSWGTHKLLHKKAKEDKTKDEEKNCVEKEVNTDPWSGYKYSGKLRPHYPLTPMRPVPGTIQRPDYADHQLADKVGLLAGMSETEQTLKGTSQIKILTPEETEGMRTVCKLAREVLDIAAMMVKPGVTTEEIDHAVHLACVARNCYPSPLNYYNFPKSCCTSVNEVICHGIPDRRALQEDDILNVDITVYHNGYHGDLNETFFVGEVDEGAKRLVQTTYECLMQAIDAVKPGVRYRELGNIIQKHAQASGFSVVRSYCGHGIHKLFHTAPNVPHYAKNKAVGVMKPGHVFTIEPMICEGGWQDETWPDGWTAVTRDGKRSAQFEHTLLVTETGCEILTRRLEDNGRAHFLTQM; this comes from the exons atggcggcggcggcggcggtggTGGCGACACGGGAATGTGAGACCGACGGCTGCAATAAAGAAGCCAAACTGCAGTGTCCCACCTGTATTAAACTCGGAATACAAGGTTCATATTTCTGCTCTCAG GAATGTTTCAAAGGCAGCTGGGGTACTCACAAACTGCTCCACAAGAAAGCAA AGGAGGACAAGACAAAGGATGAGGAAAAGAACTGTGTGGAGAAGGAGGTCAACACAGATCCCTGGTCTGGATACAAATACTCGGGCAAACTGCGACCTCACTACCCTCTG ACACCCATGCGGCCTGTACCAGGAACCATCCAGAGACCAGACTATGCTGATCACCAACTGG CAGATAAGGTTGGTTTGCTGGCAG GGATGTCTGAGACTGAACAGACCCTTAAGGGGACGTCCCAGATTAAGATCCTTACCCCTGAAGAGACAGAGGGCATGAGAACTGTCTGCAAG CTGGCACGAGAGGTTCTCGATATTGCTGCCATGATGGTGAAACCTGGAGTTACAACAGAGGAGATCGATCATGCTGTACATTTG GCATGCGTTGCACGGAATTGCTATCCCTCGCCTCTCAACTACTACAACTTTCCAAAGTCCTGCTGTACATCAGTCAATGAGGTCATCTGCCATGGTATACCTGACCGCCGTGCCCTTCAAGAGGACGACATACTTAACG TGGACATAACTGTATACCACAACGGTTACCATGGTGACCTGAATGAAACGTTTTTTGTGGGTGAAGTGGACGAAGGAGCAAAAAGACTGGTGCAGACTACATATGAATGTCTTATGCAAGCTATTGATGCTG TAAAGCCTGGTGTGCGCTATCGGGAGCTGGGGAACATAATCCAGAAACATGCGCAGGCTAGTGGATTCTCCGTGGTGCGAAGTTACTGTGGCCATGGCATTCACAAACTTTTTCACACCGCGCCTAATGTGCCACATTATGCAA AGAATAAAGCTGTCGGAGTAATGAAACCTGGTCACGTCTTTACGATTGAACCCATGATTTGTGAAG GTGGTTGGCAGGACGAGACCTGGCCAGATGGCTGGACAGCGGTTACTCGAGATGGTAAACGTTCTGCTCAGTTTGAACACACACTCCTGGTGACTGAAACAGGTTGTGAAATCCTAACACGCCGACTTGAAGACAATGGCCGAGCTCACTTCCTGACGCAGATGTAG
- the metap1 gene encoding methionine aminopeptidase 1 isoform X2 — translation MAAAAAVVATRECETDGCNKEAKLQCPTCIKLGIQGSYFCSQECFKGSWGTHKLLHKKAKEDKTKDEEKNCVEKEVNTDPWSGYKYSGKLRPHYPLTPMRPVPGTIQRPDYADHQLDKVGLLAGMSETEQTLKGTSQIKILTPEETEGMRTVCKLAREVLDIAAMMVKPGVTTEEIDHAVHLACVARNCYPSPLNYYNFPKSCCTSVNEVICHGIPDRRALQEDDILNVDITVYHNGYHGDLNETFFVGEVDEGAKRLVQTTYECLMQAIDAVKPGVRYRELGNIIQKHAQASGFSVVRSYCGHGIHKLFHTAPNVPHYAKNKAVGVMKPGHVFTIEPMICEGGWQDETWPDGWTAVTRDGKRSAQFEHTLLVTETGCEILTRRLEDNGRAHFLTQM, via the exons atggcggcggcggcggcggtggTGGCGACACGGGAATGTGAGACCGACGGCTGCAATAAAGAAGCCAAACTGCAGTGTCCCACCTGTATTAAACTCGGAATACAAGGTTCATATTTCTGCTCTCAG GAATGTTTCAAAGGCAGCTGGGGTACTCACAAACTGCTCCACAAGAAAGCAA AGGAGGACAAGACAAAGGATGAGGAAAAGAACTGTGTGGAGAAGGAGGTCAACACAGATCCCTGGTCTGGATACAAATACTCGGGCAAACTGCGACCTCACTACCCTCTG ACACCCATGCGGCCTGTACCAGGAACCATCCAGAGACCAGACTATGCTGATCACCAACTGG ATAAGGTTGGTTTGCTGGCAG GGATGTCTGAGACTGAACAGACCCTTAAGGGGACGTCCCAGATTAAGATCCTTACCCCTGAAGAGACAGAGGGCATGAGAACTGTCTGCAAG CTGGCACGAGAGGTTCTCGATATTGCTGCCATGATGGTGAAACCTGGAGTTACAACAGAGGAGATCGATCATGCTGTACATTTG GCATGCGTTGCACGGAATTGCTATCCCTCGCCTCTCAACTACTACAACTTTCCAAAGTCCTGCTGTACATCAGTCAATGAGGTCATCTGCCATGGTATACCTGACCGCCGTGCCCTTCAAGAGGACGACATACTTAACG TGGACATAACTGTATACCACAACGGTTACCATGGTGACCTGAATGAAACGTTTTTTGTGGGTGAAGTGGACGAAGGAGCAAAAAGACTGGTGCAGACTACATATGAATGTCTTATGCAAGCTATTGATGCTG TAAAGCCTGGTGTGCGCTATCGGGAGCTGGGGAACATAATCCAGAAACATGCGCAGGCTAGTGGATTCTCCGTGGTGCGAAGTTACTGTGGCCATGGCATTCACAAACTTTTTCACACCGCGCCTAATGTGCCACATTATGCAA AGAATAAAGCTGTCGGAGTAATGAAACCTGGTCACGTCTTTACGATTGAACCCATGATTTGTGAAG GTGGTTGGCAGGACGAGACCTGGCCAGATGGCTGGACAGCGGTTACTCGAGATGGTAAACGTTCTGCTCAGTTTGAACACACACTCCTGGTGACTGAAACAGGTTGTGAAATCCTAACACGCCGACTTGAAGACAATGGCCGAGCTCACTTCCTGACGCAGATGTAG